The DNA window tcttccCTTCCTCGCTTCTTTCctcccttctttttctcttccaatCTCTTCCTCTCTGGCTCTATCAGTTCCGGGGTGCTCTTGTTCCTTGCACTTTTCCCATagcaacttcttttttttggaaatagttTAGAGAACTTATGAATAAAATACtttcgttaatttttctttttctttttcgttttttttttcattatgaaTTTGATGTGACGACAATGAAAGCTCTGTTCAGGACCATACGAACGCTGAAAGTGTACGTGTACACGAACGGAACATTCAATGCAACATATTTAATCGCCTTGagcattgttatttttaacaATGAAGCGTTCTCGAAGCCGGTTTATTATGCTCTGATAGAAGGtacgtatttttattttttttactttttcttctggaaaagttttatcaccttattttttgttcgccGCATCAGGTTCTTTCTTGTTTCGATTACAATTGGCCAACTTTAAGTTAGGCTCAAATAAGCCCTGAATCCTACAAGTATCTCTCCTGTAAAAGAACCATCTAGTATTCGTAATACTGtctaattgtttattttttttaaatactaaAGATTATTAGGAATCCGACGGTCTCGAAATTTTTCCatctatgctttttttttgccctaaCACAATCGAGTCAATTCCTTGTGTGGAAAAGTTACGCAAACACACGTGTGAATAATTTCTATGTGGAATTTTGACAGGTCAATCGAGAAGGAAAAAACCGTGTTTCCACGAAAACCTgattaaaatatttctgttcttttttttgcacttgtgCCTATATCTAGTGGGACTTATGTTTGCCTGAGGGACCGCGACGCGTGTTCGGCAATACACCAGTGCCCGACTACACACGTTTTATCTTTTATAAATGGTTTGATTTAGAGCGCAGTCGTTTGGCTGCATATAAATATtaacataaataaatcaaataataaattaataataaattaatataaatattagtGTTTGCATTGGATGATTACGATATCAGCAACTTTTATTGTTGTCATATTGTTGAGTtatggtggtttttttttcagaagtagaAACAGCTTCCGttatttcactcttttttttaatttttagcagaaatattatttccgttattttactattttcagttttcaacgTGGTATATTTATATGCACTTGCACTGCCGTTAGTGCTATGGTACAACCGGAAAGATGTACAAAATCAAATTCGTTACGCTGTCGATCGGAATATGGCGATGAACTACACGCGAATATTTGAAGCATTACAATCACATTGGAACTCGGGAGATGTTATTCCCCAGAAAAGGATGGTCACTGTAGCATCTCAACTCTTCAAGAAGAGAGTATCAGCGTCCAAACAATAGGCTGGAGATCGAatttttactgctttttttttcctgcccCCATCTaatacacaaagaaaaaagaggcgCAAATAATCTGCCCGGTGACTATAAATGCCTCCTGCTTTCTGGATAGTGGGCGTATTTGATCTGAAGTTGATTTCCTTGTCTTCTATGTACTTGAAATTAAATCAAGAACGCTAGTTGTCGTTGCTATTTCGATCGTGTTCATGGATAACCAGCGGTTGCGACAAGACAATTCCAGAACGACATGCTAAGAGGATTTTATTGGGCCCAATgtcttattttattgttatatgTATTGTTATCGAAGCAGTAAAGATTGTCAGAAATTTGTGATTTGTTCTACTTAAGGGAATGttttcttaataatttttttttggataacgCGGAGAAATTCTTGAATGTGAATTTTCCCACGGAAGAACA is part of the Necator americanus strain Aroian chromosome V, whole genome shotgun sequence genome and encodes:
- a CDS encoding hypothetical protein (NECATOR_CHRV.G21119.T2); the encoded protein is MVHGRSISETVKSGSLDSLLCVIVEILEARYSLAAICCDTLSRRYQIEENLWTIRTLKVYVYTNGTFNATYLIALSIVIFNNEAFSKPVYYALIEVFNVVYLYALALPLVLWYNRKDVQNQIRYAVDRNMAMNYTRIFEALQSHWNSGDVIPQKRMVTVASQLFKKRVSASKQ
- a CDS encoding hypothetical protein (NECATOR_CHRV.G21119.T1) is translated as MVHGRSISETVKSGSLDSLLCVIVEILEAVCEEILGRYSLAAICCDTLSRRYQIEENLWTIRTLKVYVYTNGTFNATYLIALSIVIFNNEAFSKPVYYALIEVFNVVYLYALALPLVLWYNRKDVQNQIRYAVDRNMAMNYTRIFEALQSHWNSGDVIPQKRMVTVASQLFKKRVSASKQ